The Gemmatimonadales bacterium genome window below encodes:
- the rlmN gene encoding 23S rRNA (adenine(2503)-C(2))-methyltransferase RlmN has translation MTSPRVAPPADTILDLTPDAARARLTTWVEERGLPNYRADQLHRRLWVQPIRAWSDATELPAALRVELDETFPLRRLKEELSELSQDGTRKFLWRLDDGEAVESVLIPSGSRRTLCISSQAGCALGCVFCATGLMGFRRNLSPFEIAGQVREVMLRDPADKPSNIVYMGMGEPLLNWPGVDVSLSILNNPDGLGIGARHITVSTVGIIPGMKKLAARPEQFRLAISLHAPTAARRLAIMPIEKKYDLEAVLQAATAFRKRITFEYVMIAGKNDSDQDADALAALANRHGALVNLLPLHPGGAPGLEPTPSNKIKNFAGRLQARGVEAVVRRSRGLDIKAACGQLAGQRGSGAAGP, from the coding sequence ATGACATCTCCTCGAGTCGCTCCACCGGCCGATACCATTCTCGACCTCACCCCTGATGCCGCGCGTGCGCGGCTGACGACGTGGGTCGAGGAGCGGGGGCTCCCGAACTACCGCGCGGATCAACTTCACCGCCGGCTCTGGGTTCAGCCAATCAGGGCCTGGAGCGACGCGACCGAGCTCCCGGCGGCACTCCGCGTCGAGCTGGACGAGACTTTTCCACTCCGACGTCTCAAGGAGGAGCTCTCGGAGCTCTCCCAGGACGGGACGCGGAAGTTCCTCTGGCGGCTGGACGACGGCGAGGCGGTGGAGTCGGTGCTCATTCCGTCCGGCTCGCGCCGTACTCTCTGCATCTCCTCACAGGCAGGCTGCGCCCTCGGATGCGTGTTCTGCGCGACAGGGTTGATGGGGTTTCGCCGGAACCTGAGCCCCTTCGAGATCGCCGGCCAGGTGCGCGAGGTGATGCTGCGCGACCCGGCCGACAAACCGAGCAACATCGTGTACATGGGGATGGGGGAGCCGCTCCTCAACTGGCCGGGGGTGGACGTCTCCCTGAGCATCCTGAACAACCCGGACGGGCTCGGCATCGGCGCGCGGCACATCACGGTGAGCACCGTCGGCATCATCCCGGGCATGAAGAAGCTGGCGGCCCGCCCGGAACAGTTCCGGCTGGCCATCTCGCTGCACGCACCCACGGCGGCGCGGCGGCTGGCGATCATGCCGATCGAGAAGAAATACGACCTGGAGGCGGTCCTCCAGGCGGCGACGGCGTTCCGGAAGCGGATCACCTTCGAGTACGTGATGATCGCCGGGAAGAATGACAGCGACCAGGACGCCGACGCCCTGGCGGCCCTGGCCAATAGGCACGGCGCGCTGGTAAACCTGCTGCCGCTTCATCCGGGCGGGGCGCCGGGGCTGGAGCCGACTCCATCGAACAAGATCAAGAACTTTGCTGGGCGGTTGCAGGCGCGCGGCGTGGAGGCGGTGGTCCGGCGGAGCCGGGGGCTGGACATCAAGGCGGCGTGTGGGCAGTTGGCGGGGCAGCGGGGCAGCGGGGCGGCTGGGCCATAG